A section of the Indicator indicator isolate 239-I01 chromosome 26, UM_Iind_1.1, whole genome shotgun sequence genome encodes:
- the HPS4 gene encoding BLOC-3 complex member HPS4: protein MARPAPPEPSSAPWWNYFFLYDGSKVKEEGDPTSAGICYFYPPQTLPDHQELLCGQMAGVVRCVTEISGAPPSLIRLRKLKFAVVVDGDYLWVLGCAVELPDVSCRRILEQLISLFTFYNGPVHHAYMVSSPEALSKQWDRYIEHIQRNTSDLHKIFSSLWNLDKTKVDPLLLLKAALILQTCQRSPHVFAGCILYRGLIVSTQLPPSLTAKVLLQGDESPGQSEPGGEEQQEPDAPWPQGVRIIPVFPTQEEASALRDFPVEWMARSPMSPASPGGEKKKKTPQEVSESAGDLSKLSVQECPEQASSPAAPEGAVPWSSPANTSPLRGFPKVGTSTKTPPAAELTSPGSKSSELGGNSSLPSERDTEQLPSPSTLHAAGPYLAGFVFPNPYAQEQESQRLRQSLVDSEQCGFQSSPASGSPALGSLAQELSRRRTSQQDEQRTLSQSGVPGESNGAAGGSVQGLDCPASTAQPELQRSQQPAAEVQESLPGDPAESTGCPSSTEGDWPPQVGSLGAQAGVEAGRPWQPLKMSLYVHCIKGLVLSLLAEDHLQEDQSCVEDVYHSSLASLNGLEVHLRETLPKDSSSSSSSSARTTYSFTHYDSVQNVLTANLPHTAGPLERHFLRATTLIHSDFSQLPTASEVLVRNASTAIYACRNPVQETYFQQLGAPLRNSGVPNPHDSAFSLPSKAKQKLLKHGVNLL from the exons ATGGCCCGTCCCGCTCCTCCGGAGCCCAGCTCAGCGCCATG gTGGAATTACTTCTTCCTTTACGATGGCTCAAAggtgaaggaagaaggagatCCCACAAGTGCTGGCATTTGCTATTTTTACCCTCCTCAG ACCCTCCCTGAccaccaggagctgctctgcggGCAGATGGCCGGCGTCGTGCGCTGCGTCACCGAGATCTCAGGAGCTCCTCCCAGCCTCATTCGCCTGAGGAAGCTCAAGTTTGCTGTTGTGGTGGATGGAGACTACCTCTGG GTTCTGGGCTGTGCTGTTGAGCTCCCTGATGTCAGCTGTAGGCGGATCCTGGAGCAGCTGATCAGCCTCTTCACCTTCTACAATGGACCTGTGCACCATGCCTACATG GTGTCTTCTccagaggccttgagcaagcagTGGGACAGATACATTGAACACATCCAAAGGAACACCAGTGACCTCCACAAGATCTTCAGTTCCCTCTGGAATCTGGACAAAACCAAG GTGGACCCCCTGCTTCtactgaaagcagctctgatcTTGCAGACCTGCCAGCGTTCTCCCCATGTCTTTGCAGGCTGCATTCTCTACAGAGGCTT GATTGTGAGCACCCAGCTGCCACCTTCTCTCACTGCCAAAGTTCTTCTCCAAGGAGATGAGTCTCCAGGCCAG agcgagcctggaggtgaggagcagcaggagcctg ATGCTCCGTGGCCGCAGGGTGTCCGCATCATCCCCGTGTTCCCGACACAAGAGGAGGCCTCAGCGCTCCGAGACTTCCCAGTGGAGTGGATGGCAAG GTCACCCATGTCCCCAGCAagccctggaggagagaagaaaaagaagactcCTCAGGAGGTTTCAGAGTCAGCAGGAGACCTGAGTAAGCTCTCTGTGCAGGAGTGCCCTGAGCAAGCATCGAGCCCAGCTGCACCAGAAGGTGCTGTGCCatggagcagccctgcaaacACCAGCCCTCTGAGGGGCTTTCCCAAAGTGGGAACCAGCACAAAGactcctccagctgcagaactgACCAGCCCAGGCAGCAAAAGCTCAGAGCTTGGTGGAAATTCATCCTTGCCATcagagagagacacagagcagctgccaaGCCCTTCCACACTCCATGCTGCAGGTCCATATCTGGCAGGTTTTGTCTTTCCAAACCCTTATGCCCAGGAGCAGGAGAGTCAGAGATTGAGACAATCCCTTGTGGACTCTGAGCAATGTGGTTTCCAAAGCTCTCCAGCCAGTGGCAGTCCAGCTCTTGGCTCCCTTGCCcaagagctgagcaggaggaggacaagTCAGCAAGATGAGCAAAGGACTCTGAGCCAAAGTGGTGTCCCTGGAGAAAGCAAtggagcagctggtggcagcGTGCAGGGTTTGGACtgtccagccagcactgcacaaccagagctgcagaggagtcagcagccagctgctgaggtGCAGGAGAGCCTGCCTGGAGacccagcagagagcacaggctgtcccagcagcacagagggggACTGGCCACCTCAGGTGGGCAGTCTGGGAGCCCAGGCTGGTGTGGAGGCAGGCAGACCGTGGCAGCCATTGAAGATGAGCTTGTATGTTCACTGCATTAAGGGGCTGGTGCTCTCCCTCCTGGCTGAAGATCACCTCCAGGAGGACCAGAGCTGTGTTGAGGATGTG taccacagcagcctggcttctCTGAATGGCCTGGAGGTTCACCTGAGGGAGACACTGCCCAAagactcctcctcctcctcttcctcctcagccaGGACAACCTACAGCTTCACCCACTATGACTCTGTTCAGAATGTGCTCACAG CCAACCTGCCCCACACAGCTGGTCCCCTGGAGCGACACTTCCTGAGAGCCACCACACTGATCCACTCGGACTTCAGCCAGCTGCCCACTGCCTCTGAGGTGCTCGTCAG GAATGCCTCCACAGCCATCTATGCCTGCAGGAACCCTGTCCAGGAGACCTACTTCCAGCAGCTGGGTGCCCCACTACGCAACTCAGGTGTCCCCAACCCTCATGACAGTGCCTTCAGCCTGCCCAGCAAGGccaagcagaagctgctgaagcATGGAGTCAACCTGCTTTGA